AAAAAAGGCAGTTTTCAATGGCTACTTGATCGCATAGAGTTTccatcaaagggccttcaatggcatcgtagagcccctcgatgacatcgatcgagAATAGGAAATGTCTAATAAGAAATTATCTAATTTCTGgccttctcgatggcatgaaggccaccttcgatggcattaaaggtccgtcgatgacatcgaatgagtGAGTCAGATATGTCAAGAAGAAtatctgattttctcgatggcactgAAGTCTCCTTCAACAGCATCGATAGAGCCATTTTTtacccatttttttaccattggaactCAAACTTCTTTTAAAGGACATTCAGAGGCATTTTGaggggtttttggtgcaataaaagcTTAAGATATTCCATTTTCATATCCATATCTCAAGCCTTTAAACAaatgagttctaagtcatcttttatgagattaacactctaatgaggattccaacctccaccttaaagatgtgcttgaactcatCAACTTTCTATAGATTAGACTTAACCTTTATAGGTAAAACCTTGTCCAAATTTGCTGATAGACACATCTGTGTGAATCCCTTAAGAATTACAACTTcacattagttataggagattcaaccataCAGTCATATGACCGTACTCACCATACAGTCATATTAAGGCAAGATGTTTGATCTTAGAGCTAAAGCCTTGGCAAAGTCACAACATCATGATGGAGGGAGCGAGCTAAATGAAGCACGAGAGAGCAATGATTAAGCCACCTCAGATGGAGCTACAAAAGGGattcaatctgacaagtaagttaTTATTAGTAAGAGTCCGTTTACATccattccttgtgtaagattgagtgtaagagtttgaattgaCAAACTCGagttaagttcttgtgtaggagcTTGACTCTTGTGTAAGGCCTAAATCacaggtccttgtgtaggacattggctcttgtgtaaggcctaaATCAAATCCTTGTGTAGATCATCAAACACAAGTGTGTACATGTAAGTCTCTATGTGAGCCCCCAATGGGAGTAAATGTAAGTCCTTGAATTAGGACAAAGATTGTTGGTTAGCCTGAGgaaaatcaactaaagtctcttgtgggagcctccaacgggagtgtacgtaactaggttcttgtgtaggaccttggctcttgtatAGGGCCTAAATGTTAAAGTCCTcgtgtagggttgtaaaggttagaggttaacctgAATTAAAATCTCTGATAGTGAATCTTGGTACACTTATGAGTTGAGTATatccgccaggagtggagtaagcaagtagctaaaccactatacataattatgtatgggatttttatttgcaTATCTGCTTAATTATGCTTGCgtgttgaatgtttaattatttgcatgcatgattagatgaatgttaagaCTTGATAGTAAGTACATCCCACACACATTTATACTATCATATTATAGATTAGTTGCTTAATTGGCATATTATTTttaatctatgtgattggaccctctattggcttggaagccttagagttaattgtctttCTTGTCTTAACTTGCATATTAGATTAAGTAGACAATTGgggttttaaaaaagaagaaaattttaattggtcctaattcCCCCACCCCTAGGACATATACTTTATTTGATAGCCCCTAATAACTTCTACAACGCCAACCATGGTAAACCCATTCACCTTgtgttgtgaaattttaaactcAAATGGCTAAATGATCATATTAAAAGAGGGCCATTAGATCCTAAATGACCCACCAAAAGTGGCCGGAAAGTGATCACAAGCTACAAATCTCCCCAACTTTCCAACTATGTTTGTAGGCTCGCAAAGGGAAAGCCATAACTTTACCATCCTCGCTTGTATTAAGTCGGTCTTGGACTTTCTAAAAATGTATCAAAATGACCTTCAAACCCTTAGAATAATATTTTGGGTCCTGGAACTATAATTCAGAGTTTCAGGTTCATTTCTCCTTATCACGTGATGGAGTCTCCGAGTAATCTCCAGGATCGGCttggaaaaaaaaagagtaatcTTTGTGATCATGTAATCCCAGGGATTTTTCCTGCATCTTGCTCAAATGGCCAATTATAAATTCCATAAAAGGTAACCTTAATGAGCTTTTCAATAGATCCTAGTTTGCTTTGTTTAATGTTTGTTTGACCTTTCATCCATAAACTTAAATTCGGGTATGATCCGtaggggattttttattttttattttgttaacaAGAGTTTAAACGTAGTAAAAACTTAGTTTTCTTCTAAATATCTATATATACCTTTCCTATAGAAACTTGCTTGTGATAACATTAGATTTctataaagattaaaaaaaatccaagGAATAGTTGAGATCTTACATTTTACAATTGAATCACTGGCTGATTTTAGTGATGCAAAAATCCTCCAACTGAAGTGTTCCCTCCTTGGTCTATCACAAATGGAAGGAGCTTAGAGAATGATCATCTACTTTTTGGTAGGTGTTAAGAGAGACACTAACCATCCGTTTAGTGGAACATACACACTACATGTGTGAGGTAGAGATGAAGAAGGTGATTAATGGTGGGAGaatgatttctctttctttctccacaaggtGGCACCCGAGAGGGGACATTTAAAGGCTCTCTCCTCTTTTTAAACTCATTTCTACAACAAGATCTTAAATAAGGAGGAATGAAGGTTACATATGTGCACCCAACTTCGGTTTACCCTACTATGAAGGAAGTTTGTTGATACATCTCATACAATGATTTAATCCATCCACTATTTAGGTAATCAACTAGAGATATAGATCGGATGTTCATTTAGTAATTGACCATACAATTTGGGACATTAGGTCATCATCAAGTCCaacaaaataacttttaatggtTAAATTGAAACTTTAATAGTTTAAAGAGTTTATAAAGCTTATTAAAATCTTTTAATTTCAGGGCCCTATAGTAAaattattggtttttttttttttcaaacacaaTGAAAACTCAACATAATCTAAATATTAATTTAACATTCATCCCAAGAATCCACATTTGTGATAAcatcatatttctaaaagattaGACACCATGAAGAAATGTTAAGTTCTAACATTACACGATTAAATGGGATGCTTTTTCCAGGATGTTTTTATCGAGGTGAGAGAGGTGAGAAAGCCACCATCTACACCTCCATTAGGGATCGAGGGTtatgcacacaccacacacacacacacacaaatatatatatatatatatatatatatatatatatatatatatatatatatatatatatatatatatatatatatatatatatatatatatatatacatcacacatGGGTAGAAAAAGAAGAGATGGAAGGATGATGGAAGGATCATGCATACACATTCTCTCTCTAAGTGACACCCCAAGGTGTAAGCATCCCGAGCTTTCCTCGGGTCGTCTCTCCTTTGACACACGCGCGCTCACACACAcaaacatacatgcatacatataggtggtgatgcagggatgaacgtgatgaggtcgagcaccgtctccctcaagaggataactattccgaatccacaaaaCTTCTCTGGAcacctcacagaggcttctcgaatccacgaaaaagaaagcaagcaaaatagaaaataaattctataaaatttgaaattaattaatgaatgaaataaatgagttcacaacccttcaaatcgggataccaagcaatgagagagaaattagaagtaaactacaaataaaactcctagaattcgcaacttactataaatagtaaacttactatttatagacggtcgtgatgtctactagtgtgcaaggtttttggccaaaaatagtaagtgtcctatttggcttcaccaagctgttctcctaatttttctaagctcttttagcgttgggcacaactcctaaagcccaacaaataaagagttataatcaaactaaaacttactatttatagttaaaatggaattaaaataaggaaacgactgtcgatcaaGGGGTATTTTGTAAATCTGGCTGCGCGACccagcgtagcggggttggttggctaaagtagctcgttctaccccaaaatcatatattttacgcccaataactcattccggattgtgagatacgcccgatctaaggttcgacggtccggattacttctgtcgtcgaccaggtcttttctgatccatcttggccatgagaCTATCCATGACCCGCTTTGCATCAGGTGGTTAGAATTTTAGGGGTGTATACAGGTATGCTACCACCACTCTGCTGACTTTTTTAATACCCTACTATGAAGAAAACCCATAAAAATACCTTATCCATGCTTATACTCATGGTTTAATCCTTCCACTATCTACAAAATCTACCATAAATCTAGATCTGATCAAATGCTTGACCATTAGAATCGATGTATAGTTCCTTTAGCTTTCTATAAAATTTGAGGCCCACTCtcctttcatttaaaaaaaaaaaaaaagtgcgatCAAGTAGTTTTAACGATTAAAAATCACTTCATGGGTATCTCATCTAATCATATCTAAGCCATAAATAAGTTCCTAGTTAAACTTAATGAATCTCATGTTGGCTCGTGCAAGAACCAATGAACCTTGATGGATGTATCTATCATCACCCACACTTTCAGTAACGTCTAGAAAGCATTGTAAATTGAGCCAAAGCCACTTAGGTAAGATGATGACCCTTACGCATCCTCAAATCTAAGGATTAATCATCTTTAGTACCATATCAAGTCCCCAATCACATTAGTAATAGTTTAAGCTAATGGGCAAGTCTTGTTACGAAACTCAAGCAAGGTCTTTGTTTATGTTAAAGGTGGTGGGTTCAAACCCCTACATTTTCATCAAACCTTTTAACTCTATAAACTCGGCTAATTAATACAAaatttggtgggtccacatagtgCAAAACTCGGGCAAGTTTCGGAAAACCCAACAAGCTTTGCAacactttctttttttctttttcctttttttttttttttttctttttttgaggttagcttattagtacacacccatgtcagtacacacactccatgttagccacccccgccagggatcgataccaagacctcaagtgtagaaacgaggtatctccactccgtcggccagttgagctatggatctgttGCAACACTTAAGTCATATAGGAACTTGGCACATTTTCATGCTGATTTGATTCACATAGTTGAGTTTTGAGTTGACTTGCGAGTTTCTAAACAATACATTAGGCTTAAGgaaaaattatataaataaagtgaatatatgtttgttgtatgaataTTTGTGCAATTACTTTCTTGTAGCTAATCCATTTGCAATATTTTCTACCAAGTTTTAATTCCTTCCACTTTCCCTGCACCTAGTTTTGAATTCCATTTCATAAAGTTAAGGTATTATTTCACAGGGAAATGGCAGATGCTGTTATCAGTGTTCTCGTAAATAAATTGGTGGCATTACTTGTAAGCGAAGGTTGTCAACTACTTGAGTTTGATAACCAGTTCGATGAAACTACAAAGGAGCTTCAATACATGCAGAGCTTTCTCAAGGAAGCCGATCGGGTGAAGAGAAAAGATCGGAAAGAGATTCTCAAAACAATAATGGGCGACTTAAGAGAGTTGGTGTACaatgctgaggatgtaatatCAGATTACCAGCTTCTATTCCAGAAAAAACACCAAGGTTGCACACCCAATTTTATGAGTTATTGCTCTCCTACCCTTTTTAGATCCCGCCGTGAGATGGGAAAGCAGTTGAGGaacacaaataaaaaaataagagagatgaaggagaggatGAAGTCCTACTTGCATACGACTCCTGGCCAAACAAGCAAAGATGAAGATGGTGAGAATATTGCAATGACCTACCCAATCCTAATGGATGAAGCAGAAATGGTAGGACTAGAAGATGACTCAGCGAATATTAGGAATTGGATCTTAGAAGCTAATGGCCCATTAACTGTGATTGGAATAGTTGGAATGGGCGGAATCGGTAAAACCACACTAGCTCAAATGACATGTAACAGTGAGAAGGTGAAACACTCTTTTAAGCACTTAGTTTCTGTCACCGTTTCTCAAAGTTTCAAATTTGACGAATTGTTGAAGAAGATGTTGAAGAAACTAAATGTAGAAGACAAATCTCTAAGGGAAAAGGACGTCACTGATCTATTGGAAAAGCTTAAGAAAGAGTTAAATGAGAAATACTTGGTAGTTTTGGATGACGTTTGGGGAACGGATGAAgggatgtggtgggatagctTGAAATCCGCATTGCCCAGAGTGATGGGTAGTTGTGTTATTGTTACAACAAGGAATGAAGAGGTTGCTAAATCAATGGGGGCTACTAACAAGCTCCTACATCGTCCACAAATTCTTTCAGATGAAGATAGTTGGTCGTTATTCAGCAAAGTAGCTTTTGGAAGAACGGGAGGTAAGTGCACAAATCCGGACATGGAGGACTTGGGAAAGGACATCGTTGCAAGGTGCGGGGGGCTTCCtttaacaatcaaggttgtggCAGGAATGATGTTTGGGAAAGGTGATTCCATCCATGAATGGCGACAAATTTCGGAGCACCTAAAGGAGGAGTTGGCAATCAAAAAGAAAGATGAGCTAGTCATTTCGAGGCTAGAATTAAGCTACGAAGAGCTCCCAACACATTTAAAACCATGCTTATTGTGCTTTGCCATGGTTCCTGAAGATTTTATTGTATCAGTTAACGAAATGATTTACTGGTGGATTGGTGAGGGTTTTGTTTGGGGAAGAGACGGGAAAACAGCATTTGAGAATGGAGAAGAATGCATTGCAGAATTATTTAATCGATGTTTGATTCTTGGAGTGGATAAAGATGTCTTTGGAAGATTCTTTCGCGCATGCCAAATGCATGATATGGTTCGAGCTATGGTTATAAAAATTGCAAGAGAGGAGAGTCTTGTGAGCTTAGACTGTGGAGGTACATCTGGGTTTAGTATGCAGCCTCGCCACCTGGGAATCTCGATGAACACAACAGTGGAGAGCATCCGAAACAGTTCCACCAAGTTGCGGACGTTGGTTGGGATGGAGATTAAGAGCAAAGATATCATCCCAAGTGTAAAAGCAAAACTCTGCGAATTAAGGTGGTTGAGGGTGTTATCTCTTTCATTGTCAAGCATGCAAATCGGGGAAGATGTCGTGGCCAAGGATTGGTTGAGTGGGATAGGGTCATTACAGCACCTCGTATATCTTAACATAAATACGATTGCTTCCTTAGTAACACTCCCCGATTCAATTGGAAATCTTCGTAATCTTCAGATTGTACGTTTATATGACTGCCCCAATTTGAAAAGGCTTCCAACGTCAATCACAGCATTGGAGAAGCTGACTGTCATTGAAATATTTGGTTGTGAATCTTTAGAATGCATGCCAAAAGGGCTTGGAAAGCtttcaaatcttgaaattttAACAGTGTTTAGGCCTGTGAATTCAGTTCATAAAAATGGATCCGAAATTTTGCAGTTGAAGAACTTGATAAGACTCAGAGAACTTGAAATTGAGATAAAGTCAGAGAAACAAATTGAAGAAGGGGAATGGGATGTGTTATCAATACTCCAGCATTTGCAAATTCTAGGAATAAACTTTGAAGGTAGTTCTCTTGAAAGTCATAGACTTGTAAGGAAGATAAACCGTCAGCTTTCTCCACCCCTAAAGTTCCTCAGAGTGTTGCGGCTTGGGTACTACCCAGGAGAAAGCACACCTATATGGCTCGATCCTAATTCCCTTCCCAATCTTCAGTTTCTTTTCATTTATGGGGGAAGGATTAGTCAGATGAGTCGCAGATTTTGGAACAGAAAGAGTGGGGTATGGAAAGTGGAGGTCTTGGTGCTAGACGACTTGGAAGAGATGGATGAGGAGTGGCCAAGGATAAAAAAGGGAATGCCATCTTTAATACTCTTCAAGGTTCGTGGGTGTCTGAAGCTTCAGTCATTCCCAGTTGGGATTGATGATCGGAAATGGAGCATatggaagaaagaaggagaagaagagaaaagtaaTCTATTGTAATTCCTTTTGTTTATTCTGCCATTTTTGCTAACAAATGCTGATGCATTGAGACATTGAAGAGGCGATTCGCAAACCGTGCAAATGCCACAGCACATTTCTCCATTGGGGCATGAAAAATCAagggtccactcatcaagtagtTAACTTGGTCTTTTTCTCATGCTTGTGTGACCTACTTGAGCTGTGGACTACAACTTTTTGAGTCAGTGACTCCTTACGGTGTGCCTCACCTGATTAATAGCCTGAATCTCTTTCACATATGTGCGGTGCTAAGCGCTCTGCGAAATACCTATTCAATCTCCTCTCATAAATCAcctgctttttttctttttttttgccacTTTTTATTCTCAAATCACGTAATGAGACACTGGCATTAACTCAATGTTCTTGTTGAAATAAGAAcaatgacttcttttttttttttttctgatcatCCAAATAAATTTggaccaatctgatagtcagataatctAATAAGCTAAATGCCTGATTATCATCCATGACACTCTGCTAGATTCTCTAAGTTTTtcaaaaagtattttcttttggGATTGGAATTTAATTCTAGAGCTAATTTTCTAGAATTTGACCCAAATTCAATTCTAAGCTATTTATGATTCTTTCTGAAAAGTTATCAAATTCTTAGGAATAGAATTCAAATTCCAGATTGCCAAACATAACTGAAATTCTCTAGAATCCAATTACTAAAAGTGAATTCTGAAGTAATTTTCAAATTCTTAGATGCCAAACCACTCCAAAATTCCTTTGAAAACATCTCTAACCTCTCTTCCATCTCTCTATCTACCTCGTAAGCCTTTGTAGTctctccctcctcctcctccaaTGATGACGACGATGACGAAGAAGAAACCGAAGAAGAAATCGAAGAAGAAaccgaagaagaagaaagaattcgaagaagaagaagaaatcgaaGAAGAGGAGTAaggtatttttttatattttttttcaatcatCTGTCACATGCTCTTTGCACAACATTTTTTGCTCAAATATATTCACTTAATCTTGGTTGGTGAACATCACACATCATATGTAGGGAATCCCCATTTTTGGGTCAAAATTGTCATTCTCTTGACGAAGAAGAAACCGAAGAAGAAATCGAAGAAGAaaccgaagaagaagaagaaagaaatcgaAGCAGAAGAAGAgttaggtattttttttttttcaatcatctGTCACATGCTCTTTGCACAACATTTTTTGCTCAAATATATTCACTTAATTTTGATTGGTGAACATCACACATCATATGTAGGGAATCCCCATTTTTGGGTCAAAATTGTCATTCTCTTGACGAAGAAGAAACCGAAGAAGAAATCGAAGAAGAaaccgaagaagaagaagaaagaaatcgaAGCAGAAGAAGAGttaggtattttttttttcaatcatctGTCACATGCTCTTTGCACAACATTTTTAGCTCAAATATATTCACTTAATCTTGGTTGGTGAACATCACACATCATATGTAGGGAATCCCCATTTTTGGGTCAAAATTGTCATTCTCTTGACGAAGAAGAaaccgaagaagaagaagaagaaagaaatcaaagaagaagaagagtaaggtatttttttttttcaatcatctGTCACATGCTCTTTGCACAACATTTTTTGCTCAAATATATTCACTTAATCTTGGTTGGTGAACATCACACATCATATGTAGGGAACCCGCATTTTTGGGTCAAAATTGTCATTCTCTTGACGAAGAAGAaactgaagaacaagaagaaagaaatcgaagaagaagaagaagaaatcgaaGAAGAgtaaggtattttttttttttgcaatcatTTGTCACATGCTCTTTGCACAACATTTTTTGCTCAAATATATTCACTTAATCTTGGTTGGTGAACATCACACATCATATATAGGGAATCCCCATTTTTGGGTCAAAATTGTCATTCTCTTGACGAAGAAGAAACcgaagaagaaattgaagaagaagaagaaagaaatcgaagaagaagaagagaaaggtatttttttttttaattttttttttcaatcatctGTCACATGCTCTTTGCATAACATTTTTTGCTCAAATATATTCACTTAATCTTAGTTGGTGAACATCACACATCATATGTAGGGAATCCCCATTTTTGAGTCAAAATTGTCATTCTCTTGACGAAGAAGTAACCGAAGAAGAAatcgaagaagaagaaagaaatcgaagaagaagaagagaaaggtttattttttatttttttttcaatcatcTGTCACATGCTCTTTGCACAACATTTTTTGCTCAAATATATTCACTTAATCTTGGTTGGTGAACATCACACATCATATGTAGGGAATCCCCATTTTTGGGTCAAAATTGTCATTCTCTTGACGAAGAAGatatcgaagaagaagaagaaagaaatcgaagaagaagaagaaatagaagaagaagaagagtaaggtatattttttttcaatcatTTGTCACATGCTCTTTGCTTTTGCTCAAATATATTCACTTAATCTTAGTTGGTTGGTGAACATCACACATCATATGTAGGGAATCCCCATTTTTGGGTCAAAATTGTCATTATTTTCCATTAGGTTTTATAATATTGTTGGAACCTTTACACCTACTGATTTAATAACTACCTTCATCCGTTATGCTTTTTGTCATATACAAATACAAAGTAAACATGATGGGTTTATTTTTATTAGGGGTGGCAACATTCAGGATATAATTCATGTTACTCTTATCAGTTAtgcctattcaaaatttcaatcTTAATTGACTAAAAGCATCGAGCGGAGCACATGTAGAGCCGTACATATCTACACGAAGCACATGCAAAAACATGAAACACATGAGTcctaagctttccataaggttGGAAATAATTATTAGATTTGTGCATAAAAATAGGCAATCTCACTttataagtgggccacaacattcaATAAATTcatggttatttttatttttattttttctagccCAAACGTATGGTATTAGCATACCTCTAGAAATCTctgatgcttgatatgcaagcATTTGGAAATGGCAGACGTGGCATTAATTaagttaaactgactaaattatgGAACCAATGTGTCTAAGTTATAGCCCCAAGATTTTGATTGGTCCATCAATCCTGGCCTTTAATTTGGTAACAGTAGTttatatctttctttctttttctaaccAGAAAAGTGGGAGCACACTATTTATAACTTTGTTAATTCCTAGTAagaatatatatacatgcatacacaGAGCAGAGGGTCGGGTCGggagggccccatcatgatgtatatctgAAATCCACTCCTTGCATCAGCCAACGATGGGCCGAAATCCTAATGCCATgtctatgattcaggtggaccacacgagtgGAAATAGCTATAGGGGACACCTaccttccaaattgtttcccttggtgtagccCAAATAAATTATAGATGCAGCTAATCATGGGGCCCTAGACAAATTTTTGCAAGGCAGCtggtggttggagtggatttcaggTAATCATCACAATAGGcatcctaaaaaataaaataaaattcaaaggtagacGTCCCTCTCACAtttctttcctttggtgtgggcacCTAAATCATCAGTCAGCTTAACTTTATGGCCTGAACCTAATGATGGATAATGCAACCGATGATGGAATCAATTATACATACACACCATTGTGGGCCCTGCAAAAAATCAAGGTAGACATTCCCTCCCAATTGATTCCCTTGGTGAATCTGCCAGAACTTTTATCCCTAGACCTAAGATGCAGTCCTGCCCTTGattgttggagtggattttgGAAACAtcctcacagtggggcccacctgatccatgCACATTTGCTCCCACCTAACCTTATTTACTGTACGCTTAGCAGGAGACCCGGTGCAAGTGTGCATCTGTGTATATATACGCATACACAAACATACTTTTATTCATctaataaatgtctaccaatctaagataatcaaataaatttaacaaaTTTTTTATCCTAATATAACTACTGCATCTAATTTGGATGTTATAATTTGAAAAACTTATATGCTATATATGCTAgcggatggtggagatgaaaatAATTAACCactagtccaaattcaacaaacaaatgtttaTAAATCAATGCCTGTAATCATTAGAGTGATGATCTATCGATAGTGCTACCTGCAATTGGAGGTGTTGATTTGAGTCAGTATATTCTAACCGTCGCGCTGTCTTCCTACTATTCATTGCAGGGGTTGAATGGGGTACGTTTCCCCTGCTACAATACGGTATGGTGCTTCTTTTCCACCCGTAACTCATCCTTAGAttcatctgaaccgttcatgctCTTATTACTACTGTATTGAAGCTCTCTCCGCTTAATCATGCATTATtgataatcctaacctttgaatcATGGAGATTATATGAGAGGAGAAGAAACTTTGGCTTGGATTGTCTAACAAAACTACTTTGGAACATGATCAGTGATGAGTCTTCCTAAACGAACGGTCTCAATTGACACATGATCATAACCAATGTACGGTAGAGAGGTGGCGAGGCGATGCCACGTTCCT
This region of Magnolia sinica isolate HGM2019 chromosome 1, MsV1, whole genome shotgun sequence genomic DNA includes:
- the LOC131244353 gene encoding disease resistance RPP13-like protein 4, with translation MADAVISVLVNKLVALLVSEGCQLLEFDNQFDETTKELQYMQSFLKEADRVKRKDRKEILKTIMGDLRELVYNAEDVISDYQLLFQKKHQGCTPNFMSYCSPTLFRSRREMGKQLRNTNKKIREMKERMKSYLHTTPGQTSKDEDGENIAMTYPILMDEAEMVGLEDDSANIRNWILEANGPLTVIGIVGMGGIGKTTLAQMTCNSEKVKHSFKHLVSVTVSQSFKFDELLKKMLKKLNVEDKSLREKDVTDLLEKLKKELNEKYLVVLDDVWGTDEGMWWDSLKSALPRVMGSCVIVTTRNEEVAKSMGATNKLLHRPQILSDEDSWSLFSKVAFGRTGGKCTNPDMEDLGKDIVARCGGLPLTIKVVAGMMFGKGDSIHEWRQISEHLKEELAIKKKDELVISRLELSYEELPTHLKPCLLCFAMVPEDFIVSVNEMIYWWIGEGFVWGRDGKTAFENGEECIAELFNRCLILGVDKDVFGRFFRACQMHDMVRAMVIKIAREESLVSLDCGGTSGFSMQPRHLGISMNTTVESIRNSSTKLRTLVGMEIKSKDIIPSVKAKLCELRWLRVLSLSLSSMQIGEDVVAKDWLSGIGSLQHLVYLNINTIASLVTLPDSIGNLRNLQIVRLYDCPNLKRLPTSITALEKLTVIEIFGCESLECMPKGLGKLSNLEILTVFRPVNSVHKNGSEILQLKNLIRLRELEIEIKSEKQIEEGEWDVLSILQHLQILGINFEGSSLESHRLVRKINRQLSPPLKFLRVLRLGYYPGESTPIWLDPNSLPNLQFLFIYGGRISQMSRRFWNRKSGVWKVEVLVLDDLEEMDEEWPRIKKGMPSLILFKVRGCLKLQSFPVGIDDRKWSIWKKEGEEEKTFVVSPSSSSNDDDDDEEETEEEIEEETEEEERIRRRRRNRRRGKKPKKKSKKKPKKKKKEIEAEEELGNPHFWVKIVILLTKKKPKKKSKKKPKKKKKEIEAEEELGNPHFWVKIVILLTKKKLKNKKKEIEEEEEEIEEE